The genomic window ACTGATAATCAGAGGAATCTCAACATTAAGTTCTCCAGCACTGTAGCGGCCTAAAATATCAAATAAGCAATGATCGTATTTAGAAACAAACAAAGCCATTTTTGGTTTTTGTTCCTGACTATATAAATCCCAAGACATATTAAATTTTACGGCAAGGGTTTCGTCAAAATCCTTTTTTAACCCTTCAACAGTAATCTGCGGATTGGTAAATTCGCATTCCAATCGCATAAAGAATACATTTTGCTCTACATCAACATGCTGGTCGATATAGGTGATATTTCCCTCTACTTTAGCAATAAAAGTAGTTACCGAGGCGATAATATTTTTTTGATCTTTACAGTGAATTAGAATGGTTATTTTTTGCATTTTGGTTGTTAATTTTGGTTAGTGACAAAGTTGAAGATCCAAATTTTCAAAGGCTTTGTACCTTTGTACCTTTGAAAATTTGTAACTTCAGAAAAAACTATTTTCCGTCCTGCATCGCAAATACTTTTTGTAGTAAAGGCGTTGTTCTTGCAGAAATATTATTTCGAATTTCTTTTTCTTCAACCGCAATCATTTTAAAAACGCCGGATAAAGCCTGAGTTGTTGTATAGTCGGTCAAATCTGGGTTTACTTTTTTAACTAACGGAATTGTATTGTATTTATTGATGATTTTTGTCCAAACGGCATCAGCACCAACTTTTTCAAAAGAGCTTTTAATTACTGGATTAAATTTTCCGTATAATGCAGTAGTTGTACTTCCTTGTAAATAGCTTGTTGCTGCTGTGTCATTTCCTAATAAAATATTTTTAGCATCTGTAAAAGACATATTTTTTACTGCTGCAACAAATATTGGAGTGGCTTCTTTCACTGCATCTTCTGCTGCGCGGTTCAACATTTTGATTCCTTCATCTGCAAGGGAGCTCAAGCCTACTTTTCTTAAAGTGGCATCTACTTTTTGTAATTCTTCCGGCATTAAAATTTTCACGGCTTGGTTTTTATAAAAACCATCTACTGCGGTTAATTTGCTTACCTGTTCTGTAATTCCTTTATTTAAGGCTTCTTTTAAACCAGAAGCAATATCCACACCGCCAACTCCAGGAAGCTGAGATGATATTTGAGGTAATTGATTTAATGTCTGCTGTACCTGCGCGCAAGACGTAAGAGAAAACGTAACGGCTAATAATAAAATCTTTTTCATTTGTTGGGGATTATTAAGTTTCAAAAATACTACTTATTCAAAAATAAAGCCATAAAAATATTCTGGGACTTTAAACAATTTGTTTAATAAATAACAGTTCTATTACAATTCGTTTTAAAATAAAAAATCATCTCATAAAAACTATAAGATGATTTTTGATTTTATACAAAGTTTATTTCTATCGATTACTAAAAGCGATTTCTTGTAAAGCCCGTGGATTGCTAATTGCTTTACTAACTTCTTGTTTTCGCATATTATCATTGTTTCCTGTTCCTGTACTGAGAATAAGTTTTTTGGGAATTATCGGCTTTTTATCAAAAATAGAAGCATATAATAAAACAGCCTGCAAAAATCCGCCGTCATTTAAAAAGTGAAGCGTACTCTTTCCGTATCGAAGACGATCATTATTATCGATTAGATATTTGTAACCATTTTTGCCATTATAGGCATCTTTAACCGCGTCACCAACTCTCAATAAACCAGCATTTTTAATAAAAACTGCAGCTCTGACAGAATTTTTGCGCAGATCATCGTAATAAGTATTGTAATTGGAGTCTTTAAAAGGTACTGGAGACATTCCTTGATAAACATATACCGCAACATCTGGGCTGTTTTTGTGGATCTTTTCAACAATAAATTTTAAATTATCTCTGTATTTCGCCAGATTATTTAACGCAATGGGTGTGGCTTCTTGAAGAACAACGTAATCGTAATAATTTCCATCCTTATCTATGTTAGAAAAATTTTGGTTGGCCTCCGTTTTATTGGTTTCATATACCTTATCAAGCGGGACCCCCATCGTTACTAACTGCTGTACATTAATATGATGGTTATTGGCATTGCAAAGCTCTTGAAATAATGTAGATGTACTGACAAAATATTCCATTTGACTGTTGCCCATAAATAAAATGCGAGTTGGACTAAGAGCCTTAGGAGCCTTAGGACGACCAATCTCTAACGATTTAAGTTGATTTTCAGATGCTTTTGAATTATTGCAGCCAGAAATTAAAAGTAACATTGTCGCGGCAAATAGGAAAAAGTATTTTTGCACTTTGATTTAATTAAAAAAAAATTTTGGCAAATCTCTTTTTAATTAAAACCATTCTTAGCCCTTATTTGTTTTTAATGTATCATTTTAAGACAATATAGATAGCATGAATTTTTAAATATTGAGCTCAGGTTGATATACAGGGTTGTTTTTATTTAATTCGGTTAATATAGGCTGTGTATAATCTTTTCCACCTTTAATCAAATAATAAAAGGATTTAACGACATACACAGGCCCCCATGGAAAAGATTTCCAGCCGAGTGCTAAATTTTTAGCAAAATGTTTTAAGGCGTATTTAAAAGTTTTTTCTTCTGGACGAACAAAATAGATATTAGAGCCTTTGAATTTTTTCATGAGTTTTGAAATAGTATTGGGAAAAATTACAAATCTTCCGCCTTGCTGCACTAATACATTGATTTCAAACATTGTTAGACCTTCGATATTATTTGTTTTCATAATAATTAGATTTTAAGTATTATAAAATTTTCGTGTAATTATGGAGGCAAAAATAATGAGGTTTTAAAAATGATAGTGCCTCTAAAAGGTTTTGTAGTAATAAGTTAAGTCTTTTTTTTGGTTCATAAAAAAGACTAAAAAAGAGAGAAATTACCATAAAATGATAACTTCTCTCTAAAATTTAATAGAATTTATTTTATTGAGTTACAACTGCATTTTCGCCAGTTAACTCTTTGTCTTTTTCATAAACATCTTGAAAGAAACCAATTTCACCATTTTCATTTACTAAGGAAGTGAAATAAGTAATATAAATAGGAACTTTTTTAGTTAATTTAAAACTTTTTTCTGCTTTACCATCCATTGCTTTATCAATTTTTGCTGGTGTCCATTCTGGATAATCCTGCAGCATTGCAGCGGCTAATTCTTTTGCCATTTTTACATTGATACAACCATGGCTGAAAGTTCTTTTTTCAAAATCGAATAAAGTTTTAGATGGTGTATCGTGCATATAAATATCATCTTGGTTTGGAAACATAAATTTTACTAAACCTAAAGAATTATCTGGACCTGGTTTTTGTCTGACTTGACCGTTTATCATTTCCATGTTTTTTTCTGCAAGATAATTTGGATCTGAAGCGATTTTAGATTTTAATTCATTTTGAACAATACTTTGAGGAATTGTCCAATATGGGCTAAAAACGATTCTGTCAATTTCACTGTTAAAAATCGTTGTTTTTGTTAAAGGTGCTCCAACAAAAACGCTTGAAGTTAATGCTACTTTTCCGTTTTTCACATAAATTAATTCATAAGAAGGAACGTTTACCAAAACATATTCGTCGCTGGCAGTAATTTGAGCCGAAATAGCGCGACATCTTTCCATATTAAGTTTCAGCGTTTCCATTTTATCAGAAAGCGGTATATTCATTTCATTAATATGTTCTTCTGCTAGAATATAATTTGGTTTAAAACCGTTACGAACTTTGTATTTCATTACAGCATCCATCAATTCACGGTCGTAAACATCACTTTTAGAATCATGTTGTAAGTCTCCCATTAAATATAAACGGGTTCTTACCTGTGCAATTGTACTTGAAACTGCATCTGGACGTAATTCTTTGTATGGAGTTTCCGTAACAATTGGTTTCCATTTATGGGAACGCTCTAATCTTTTGTATTTTTTTAAAACATCTTCTAATTTATAATACTGATCATACTGTACTTTTACATCTTCTGTTGTTGTTGAAGCAGTTGCTTCTTCGATTGTGCTGTAGTTTAAAAAATCTTTCAGCATAGAATCATAAGATAATCTTTTCTTATCTGCGTTATTCTTTTTAGTATACAATACATATAAAGAACTCAAAAGCATGTCCGCATCTGTTTTAGACAATTTTGTTTGTGCTGATTGGTCAAAAAGCTGATCAATTTCTTTTTGATAAGGAATTACTAAATCATTAGTTTTTTTTGCTTTTTCGTATAAAACAGTTCCAAACTCATTAATGTCATCTTCATCAAACCAAATAGATCCTAAAGTT from Flavobacterium fluviale includes these protein-coding regions:
- a CDS encoding DUF4197 domain-containing protein; this translates as MKKILLLAVTFSLTSCAQVQQTLNQLPQISSQLPGVGGVDIASGLKEALNKGITEQVSKLTAVDGFYKNQAVKILMPEELQKVDATLRKVGLSSLADEGIKMLNRAAEDAVKEATPIFVAAVKNMSFTDAKNILLGNDTAATSYLQGSTTTALYGKFNPVIKSSFEKVGADAVWTKIINKYNTIPLVKKVNPDLTDYTTTQALSGVFKMIAVEEKEIRNNISARTTPLLQKVFAMQDGK
- a CDS encoding L,D-transpeptidase family protein; protein product: MKTYYSFALILSLSFFISSFSRIEKNTLSDHNKKTSTIAAIYNLHNDNADNVDKVSNDFFKRYSDLKKYKSDVMSLYKNRTLGSIWFDEDDINEFGTVLYEKAKKTNDLVIPYQKEIDQLFDQSAQTKLSKTDADMLLSSLYVLYTKKNNADKKRLSYDSMLKDFLNYSTIEEATASTTTEDVKVQYDQYYKLEDVLKKYKRLERSHKWKPIVTETPYKELRPDAVSSTIAQVRTRLYLMGDLQHDSKSDVYDRELMDAVMKYKVRNGFKPNYILAEEHINEMNIPLSDKMETLKLNMERCRAISAQITASDEYVLVNVPSYELIYVKNGKVALTSSVFVGAPLTKTTIFNSEIDRIVFSPYWTIPQSIVQNELKSKIASDPNYLAEKNMEMINGQVRQKPGPDNSLGLVKFMFPNQDDIYMHDTPSKTLFDFEKRTFSHGCINVKMAKELAAAMLQDYPEWTPAKIDKAMDGKAEKSFKLTKKVPIYITYFTSLVNENGEIGFFQDVYEKDKELTGENAVVTQ